atattttcaTCTTTCTATTGTATTTTCACTTTCGTATTTCAACTTTGTATTTCAGTggaaatcaataaaagtaagttttaatcataaattaatgCTTGCAATTTTATTTCagctttcaaattttataatttacactaTAATCTTCTgtatattacaaaattataaatatacagAATCATAACCTGGGATTTACtgtatttgtttaatttattttaatagtttaaaattaaacaaatatgatagaagatatactatttttttatcaaatctttattattcaaaattattaattatcatgtatattttagccacattaggcaattccacaattttttttaaagaaatactctctccgtttcaaaaagttaaatattctagaattttttttttcaaaaatatgtattttttatatttctaatgcaacttttgtcaactaataatgaaTAATTGTGAACttcaagaacattaattgcattttttgaaatcttattggtttagagatatatgaaatatacaattataaaaaactatgcattaataactaagttttattaataagcGTGAAAATCCTAAAACAGAAAGAGTAATAAagaatattaataatgaatttatggttaatttaataaaaatcttattatataattagatgaaccaatctgtttttttaatgattttaagaatcatcataTTGATGACACGTGGATAAAAAAGAAGttataatgtttctcaattaatatacatGGGATATagtataaacaaaaacaaaaacagacatataaaataaatataaatcaaaaatagaaaagaCAAAGAATCTATCAAACTCTGTAGTTTATACCGAGTGTCGACCTTTTTTGCACAACTAGAAAGTTCTTTTCCTAGTGGGTGGTTCGACAATTTCGCCttgaatatatataagataCCCCCATCAACGATTTATTAAAGTGATGTTAAAAAATGATCATATAAGTTTAATTGCGAATATTGATGATAGTACTAGTGGTGGTATCACAGAGAGTTTGATGTTGTCAGAGCATTTTGACTGAGGAATAAATATTTGGGTCTTTACTGGATTCTCTAAACGGCCGAACCAAGTGACCACTTCCTTTGTATAATTGGATTCTCCTAACAGCCATGCGTGACGTTTCTGCGTATTTCTACTCTTCTTCGTGCCGTCTCGTATAGAAGGTGtgaataaatccaaaaaatataaaggGATTTCCGAATATTTTTCGGGAGTTTGAACCCGACGTTAATCGAACACGCAACCTTCTGATCTGGAGTCAGACGCGCTACCATTGCGCCACGGATCCCCATGTTAAATGTATACAAAAATAAGTACATAACTAATACTCCGAATACACAGGTCGAATAAGACCACACGGTGAGTGTTGCTCGTCTTCCCTCAGGTAGGCATGAAATGGCGTCCATTGATTCTCTCCGGTTCCATTCTCTCTGCAATCTCCAGGTAATACTCGATCCATCTCTTCTCCAATCCCACTTACCGATACTGCCTTCTCTTCTTCCATTGATTGAAATCTTAAAGGTCGCGTtttttgtgttgttatctttGATACCCTAGTCGTCGATTGGAAGATCCAAGCTCCAGATTCCTTCAAGCTTGGTTGTCTTCAGACGCAGACACAAGAATCTAAACTGGGTTCAAGTCCAAACCAACCAAAGGTTCGTGTGCAAATCGATTGGTGACGAATCCTCGACTCCAGATGAAGAAACTCAGAATGATGATAATGAGGAAGATGATGCTGTCTCGACTCAGAGTAACACGGCCACTGACTCCGAGACTTCGATTTCGAGATTCCGGAGCATGATTACCACCATTGCCAACGATTCCGAGAATTCAATCTCGAGACTTGGAAGTATGGTTGCCACTCTTCCTCCTGTCGTCTTCTTGGTATGATTCTCTCTCTTGATGCTGcctaaagtttgaatctttcaCGACTTTTCTAGATAGTTAATAAGTCAGTACTATAAGATACTCTTTTAAGCTTTGTTGCGTCTCTTTAGATGAACAAGTGCTCAGGGAACAGCGTTTGGATCGGTATAAGCATCGTAGCTACAGTTCTGCTCGCTTCTATACGAGCTTATGCAATAAGGAAGTCGAGAGATAACCGTCCTGCTGGCTCTGTTTCTGATCTTGTGAGACGTGGCCAGCTGAGATCTGGTGATAGAAGAGGCATGTATGGAAAACTCACACTCTCTTACTTCTTGTTTCTAACTTTTTCGAACTAGTTGCCTTTGGTCTAACTTCTCCTTTATCAGCAGCTCAAAGGCTATGAACTACGAAGATCCATTCAACAACCCTTTTGTTAAAGTTGGTAAAGGAAGCTCAACGGTGGAGATGTGCGGGAAAGTTTATAAGTTAGCTCCAGTCACACTTACGGAGAAAGAACAAAGCATTCATCAGAAGAGGAGGTCAAGAGCTTACCAGTGGAAAAGACCAACAGTTTTCCTCAAGGAAGGAGACTCAATACCGCCTGATGTTGATCCTGATACTGTCAGATGGATCCCTGCCAATCATCCGTTCGCAACCACGGTTAGCGATATCGATCAGGACCTCGCTCAGAACAATGTTTATCAAAAGCAAGGTGTTCCTTTCCGGATTCGTGCTGAGCATGAAGCTATGCAGAAGAAGCTTGAAGCTTTACAAAATGTAAGCTTTGTGTCTTTCTTTCACATAGATAATCAATACGTTTCAAGAAGTAATGAGTGATGGGTTGTTTTGTACAGGAGGAGAAGTTGAATAATTTGGGTATTGACAGTCAAAATGCCAGAGATTTTCAGAGGCCATACAAGTTCTCAAGCAAGCTCGAAGAAGACGAGAATGTTCAGAAGAATTCTCAGGAGAATCATACCGGCGATTCATCCTCCGAGGAGACGCAAAAGTCCTGAGAAGCAGTAAGCTTTGTAAATATAGCCTTGAGAGTCATACTTGTGTTCCAAGAAACTGTGAGATACTTTTTTGTATTGAACCttcaaaaaccctaaaccttcattTGCTTTTCCATCAAGTTAAAAAGAGTTGGAATCTCAAATCTTCAACATTGAGTAGTTTAGTTATTAGATTAATTTTGATAACAAAACAAAGGAGACAAAAAACGAAATGAAAGTatctcaaaaccaaaaaaaaaaaagatgaagaaatCTTTAGTACACAGTGCAAGTGAAGAAGAATCAAactttacaaatcatgtatcgTCCTTAGAAGGAGCAGAAGCTTGAGCTCCAAAGGCAAAGTAGTCTGTGATAACCTCCAAAGGCATACCTTTAGTCTCCGGAACCTTCAAGTAAACAAAGACCCACGAGATCACGCAAACCGCAGCGTAGATACTGAACACACCGACGAGTCCAATGGAGCTGAGGAGAACAGGAAGCGAGTAAGTGACAATAATGTCACAAATCCAGAACACCATAGCGCAAATGGCGATGCAGAGACCACGGACTCTTGTCGGGAAGATTTCAGAACAGAGGATGTTTGGAATGGGACCGTAACCCATCACGAAGAAGCAGATGTATAGCACAACGCACACCGTTGAGAGCGCTGCGTTAACAACTTTGCTGATCTGGACAAGCTCGCTGATGAAAAGGGCGACAAGTGAGACGATGAGGACAGGGATCGTCCAGAGAAGCAATGCCCTGCAATGAAAAACAGAACATGAGTAAACAAGGAGTTTATGACACAAGCATAGGCTAGTAAAGTATTGGTTTAtggtatcatttttttttaaaaaaattacacatacataaaccttaaatttataagaaaaaatatttatattgatttatGATAAATTATCTATATGCATTCTCTAAAATCTCAAGACCCGccaaaaaatttacatatatataaaccttaattttataaaaaaaatattggtatatatttacaataaatTATCTATATTCTTTCTTTAAAATCTCAGGACCGACCGTGAATAGAAAGTCATAGCATTTTGTTATTACCTTCTTCCAGAGACATCCATGAGTCTCATGGCAACGACAATAGCTGGAAGCATGAGTAAAGTTGTTAACCCACTGATGAGGAACGACGCCGAGATGGAGCTTAGACCGAAGCTTGAGAGAAGAATGTCTACACCAGCACGTTCAAGAATCTGAGGAGTGTAGTAAAGAACTCCATTGATACCTGAAAACTGCTGTAGTATCTGAATCCCAACACCAACAACCAACGCACGCTTAACACCAGGCTCAAGAAGAGCCGACCAGAGCGGTCCAGTGGGAGGGGCCACGTCAGATCCATGGACCGACTTAGGACCAAGAACTGATCTGCTCACAAGGGCTGAAGCGTGAACGTAGCTGCCTCCATCGTGACCACCAGGAAGAGAAACGATTGAGCCACGGCGAGACTCTGCACCGTCTTCTTTAAGGTAATAACGTTTGTACTCGCCGTTGTCGTATCTGTATCCCATGTGCCAACCACCGCCGATCCCCATGCTGTTTTCACCGTTAAGCGTGCTGTGGCGTCTCATGCTCAGCGTGCTTCCTCCTGTAGGATGTGGGATCACGTCCTTGTCCGTGCTTGTGGCCTGACGCGACATCAACGGGCTGCGAAGATCGTTATCCGAGTCGTCATCAGGTGCATTGTCATCGGTGGCGTAGTCATCGTGGTCTTTGTTGAACTGGCTCTCGACGTCTTTCTCCCAGTGAGCTGGTTTCATGTGGGGCACGTCAGCGTTAGTGCTGAACATGCTTCCGAAGATCCCACTCTTTGTGTTTCCACCTGCTTCAGGCATCTTCTCGTGTAGACTGTCGAATAGACCCACGATCGGGTCTTTGTGGATCCCGCTTTGGTTTGCTAAGCTTCCGTGGCGAGAACGTAGCCCAAGTGAACTCTGTTGTTGGTCCGTGACGGGTCGAGCAATGTAAGATTGGTTCTCGTGTGTTCCGAGAAGCCTCATTTGTCCGTCCTCATCGACAGTTTCAAGTGTTTCATGTTCCTCCAACGTTACTAAGAGATCCTCTAATGTCTTTTCTCCACCAATGTCTAATCCTTCAACAAGCAAAGCCATCtcatctgcaaaaaaaaaccataacaAAAACTGTTAATAGTAGCCAGGGCGGGTTCTGAGGCTCAGTTGGATGAAACATTCGTCTTGGTCCTAAATTCTAAAGAGATATTATACATAGTCAAATGATCTCcaaattgtcaaatttttttaattaagattagCCTAAAATATTTCATGACCTCCTAAATCTTAGAGCCGGTCCTGAAGTGGCTAAACCAAACAAAGATAGCGAGAAGGAGCCTTACCGGTAACATCTTCTCTGCCACATAACATTTGAAGAACCTTCTTAGCCTCATCCATTCTTCCTTTACTAACCAACCAACGAGGCGACTCGGGCAAATAAAACACCGTGAATAACAAATACACGAGAGAAGGGATAGATAGGACACCGAGCATGGCTCTCCAGCTAGGAGCATCGCTCAGGGACATAGTGAAAACCATGCAGTAAGACAGAAACATTCCACCAGAGCCAAGAAACTGAGGAAGAGTGTTGAGCTGTCCTCTGATCTCTGGAGGAGCGGTCTCAGAGATGTAAACAGGGACAAGGGTAACGGCGAGACCGGCACCAAACCCATCAAGAAGCCTAGCTAAGCATAGGACATAGACGTTTGGAGACCAAAGCATTATCAAACCGCTGAGGAAATACATGACCGATGCTAGAATCAGCATGGGGCGTCTCCCGAGCCAATCAGAGATGGGTCCAGAGCAAGTGGTGATGACCGTTGCACCGATCAATGACATTGCTACAACAAGACCTTGAACAGAGGTTGCTAGATTCATATCTTTGTTGATATAAACCATTGCTCCTGCAACATTTTAGAAATCTTAAATGAGACTGATCTGATGCAAACAAATTCAAATCATCAAGAGAAGAGTTACAAACCAGCAATGGTGGCATTGTCCCATCCTTGCAAGAAATTGCCGATAGTGGCGGCGAGAGCAACGAGGGTCGCTCCCTTCATTGTTCAAACCAACCCTAAACACACAAAACCATAATTCAAAACAGTTCTATTCAGTGATTAGACATTTCAAAGTTTCAGACTTTTAGTCAACAAttcaaaaaaggaagaaaaaagtTAAACTTTCCAAATCAAGATCTAAATCACAGTCAATTCAGAATATTGTTGAACCaaaagatttagtaaaattaagtttcaaaaaaatatatttagtaaaTTAGACTACAAGATCCTTTAAACATTAGATCATCAATGAATATGAAAATGCAGCAACCTAGGAGGTAAAATATTAGCTTTTTAGTTTAGGTGAACGAACGCAAagaaaagcttttttttttttttttttttttgctaaaagaaAAGCTTTTTAGTTTATGTGAATGAAAGCAAACAAAAAGATTGCTTCACTTTCTGGGGAAAAGGTGtcaccttttctttttcttctgaaaGTACAATTCTCCTGCAGTCACGAGGAACTGAactcttctttttttagtttGCTTTGCCTTTTCGTCTTCGAATTATAAATCAAGAAAGAGAACAAGGATGATTTTTGGAATATTTTGATCGTTGATTAACTTTTATTTTCCCCGGAGATGGAATCTACAATAAGGACAAGTAAtggttttcaaaattattgCTACAACACTAAGtaaacgaaaaaaaaacaaataattgcTGCCATACCAACAAAAGTTTGgttatttcttttattaaaaaaggagaaaactatCGCTGCATgggatttaactttttttaactaaaaaaattgcATTTACATACAGTAGTTCTTCTTGGCTGGTAAGAACTCTGTGGTGAAGAGCGATTTATGAGGATTGTGTAATGTTTTCGACACTTTATATAGAAGAGTCGAACAGaaataatcataatcaatctaTGTCACTATCAAAATTCTGATGTAAAGATCTAGGGAGAACTGTATCTGACTGAATACGTATACAGAAAAACATCATTGTCGTGACTCATCTATGAGTAGATTTGTAGgaaattaatttaaagagggTCCGTCCGTTACGACATGGATCACGATAGAGAGGATAACGTTTTGTTCTTCGTCAAGAAAATATTATCTCTTTTTGTTGTCATGAAAGTCACATTTTCAAATCTATCGTTAAGTGGTCCGGCTGTATGTCACGTTCGTGTAAAAGTTGGACCTTTCTGtcgtcatttttttttatatttagatcatcaaaattcatttctattttttgcACTGAAaagttttgaaacaattttagAAATCTTAAAAGATTTGATTATCTAAATTTATGAATTCAACTGAAATTTAATTTCAGActaatttgtttaaaatatatattatttatagtttCTATGCATAATTAGTTCTATATGTTTTCAGTAATATTTTGTGATGTCCAAATAGCAGAAGAGAGCAAAAATAAACACCAATGAAGGTGAAAACGTTTTCTCATAAATTACGACCGGGACAATGTGGAACATGCAAATGCAGAGGAATCCACGTTATAACATCATCTCAATAGttgcaaaagaaaaacatctCAATTGTTGTCTAAGTTAATAACGTGCTCCCTTCCGTTAATCATCTTTGGTCATAATTTTAGTCATATAAATTTTCAAGTTACAAACTAGCGTTTTAGATCAAGCATAGTTCAGAGATGATATCTGAAACGTAGTAAGaatatcaaataaacaaatatatttacagCTTTTCTGTCAAATCGAATGTAATATTTCAGTTTTCAGATGTCACACAGTCGTAAAGGGTGGGGAGCCAACAATTCGTACAAACATTTATTCAATTTACAGGAATTCACAAGTGATCATGTGGCTTCATTATATTAGCTAGGTCATACTTTCGTagacatataaatatatacgtGCACACACAATCGTTGGATGTACTGCGAAGTTCCGGTAAAAGGACGAAGATACTTTGGAAGAAAAGGGCTATGAAACAAcgttaaaaaaatactattaaagaGAAAAAGGTTATAATCAAGAGACGCATGGGGTAAGGTGCAATGGGCGATGAACACGGCGTCAATGAGAGGGCATGTGATATTATACTATTAGTGCTTTGTCACTTTCTCACGTACCTTTTTGTGCCTTACCAGTTACCAATTACTTCTCCTCTACTACtactttatatattataaataatggAATATGAAAGGCGACAACAGGATACACTACACCATAATAAGTTTCAAAAAGATTTCAATATATGTATACTTTTCTAGTTCTGCAACAAGttgattttattttcctttgtaCAACACAAGTTGAGAAATAATATCAAACGTTCCTCTttcataatatatacataagacCTAAAGAAACATGACAACGGTCTTTGTCTTCGTAGAGTTCGTGCTCCCAAGTATCATTCGAGCATCTCCGACCACGTGTCTCCACCTCAAAACGGATCTTGGAACACGATTAATGGGGATTCTTACGGTGAGATTCTTATCggaatataaaaaacaatttcttaatttttaactaaaaaaactaagaacggACTCTATAAATATCGTAtctaagagccggttcttaattttttaagttaaaagttaACGGATTGTTTCTTATATTCTGCTAAGAACTCACCCTAAAAACCCATaagttcttgtttttgtttcacatttttataatattttgttgattttttcgCTCGAAACGAATACCAACTATATATTTGTTTCGTCTATACAAGCATATATCATAGTATTTTTCAGAGAGTTTTTGCTAATATAATGAATAAATAAGCATgaaagagggagagagaaaaCTGAGAAACTTTCAACAACAATTGAAAAACTTATCTTACATTTAGCTTTATATGATTggattaacatatttttatttaaaatttaatggcAATATTACAATATATTTCGTGGATAGACTTTgtactgatgatgatgatggccGTTGATGTCCTGTAAAGATAGAACCAGTGAGTTTTCAATTTGGACTTTTACATGATTCATGTTTTAGATCATCACCCACTCTATAAAATATAGGTGTTACTTCATAGTAGTTAGTggtcatatataaaaaataacttataagTTCGAAGATCTGATCCTCCTGACTGTGTTATCAGATATCTTGGTGGAAAGACAGGTCAAACTTTGTTCTTTagagaataataataatcttacaagaagataaaagaaaaataccTCACTGTAGTCTCATATCTTATGAATTTTAGCTAGCCTGATTAAAGaatatgttttaaaagttaGATCAATGGTCAAAAACTAAGCTAATTATATCATCGATTAAAGCTAACACTCATTACTACCATAATAATACATGGCTAGCTTGACACAATAACGCCTATAACTAAACACAGTCCACTGTGATAACTAATTTTCCTACTTTAACCACTCTCACGAAACGATTTTAAACGACCAGAACGTCGTGTTGTAATGTTACAGGAAGTATCGGGAACGTGAAATATCATGGCGTTTTTTAATAGTTGGCCAGTTCTACTACTAGCCCACC
This region of Brassica napus cultivar Da-Ae chromosome C5, Da-Ae, whole genome shotgun sequence genomic DNA includes:
- the LOC111211124 gene encoding protein MULTIPLE CHLOROPLAST DIVISION SITE 1-like isoform X1 gives rise to the protein MASIDSLRFHSLCNLQSSIGRSKLQIPSSLVVFRRRHKNLNWVQVQTNQRFVCKSIGDESSTPDEETQNDDNEEDDAVSTQSNTATDSETSISRFRSMITTIANDSENSISRLGSMVATLPPVVFLMNKCSGNSVWIGISIVATVLLASIRAYAIRKSRDNRPAGSVSDLVRRGQLRSGDRRGISSKAMNYEDPFNNPFVKVGKGSSTVEMCGKVYKLAPVTLTEKEQSIHQKRRSRAYQWKRPTVFLKEGDSIPPDVDPDTVRWIPANHPFATTVSDIDQDLAQNNVYQKQGVPFRIRAEHEAMQKKLEALQNEEKLNNLGIDSQNARDFQRPYKFSSKLEEDENVQKNSQENHTGDSSSEETQKS
- the LOC111211124 gene encoding protein MULTIPLE CHLOROPLAST DIVISION SITE 1-like isoform X2; this encodes MASIDSLRFHSLCNLQSSIGRSKLQIPSSLVVFRRRHKNLNWVQVQTNQRFVCKSIGDESSTPDEETQNDDNEEDDAVSTQSNTATDSETSISRFRSMITTIANDSENSISRLGSMVATLPPVVFLMNKCSGNSVWIGISIVATVLLASIRAYAIRKSRDNRPAGSVSDLVRRGQLRSGDRRGISKAMNYEDPFNNPFVKVGKGSSTVEMCGKVYKLAPVTLTEKEQSIHQKRRSRAYQWKRPTVFLKEGDSIPPDVDPDTVRWIPANHPFATTVSDIDQDLAQNNVYQKQGVPFRIRAEHEAMQKKLEALQNEEKLNNLGIDSQNARDFQRPYKFSSKLEEDENVQKNSQENHTGDSSSEETQKS
- the LOC111211123 gene encoding monosaccharide-sensing protein 1-like, whose translation is MKGATLVALAATIGNFLQGWDNATIAGAMVYINKDMNLATSVQGLVVAMSLIGATVITTCSGPISDWLGRRPMLILASVMYFLSGLIMLWSPNVYVLCLARLLDGFGAGLAVTLVPVYISETAPPEIRGQLNTLPQFLGSGGMFLSYCMVFTMSLSDAPSWRAMLGVLSIPSLVYLLFTVFYLPESPRWLVSKGRMDEAKKVLQMLCGREDVTDEMALLVEGLDIGGEKTLEDLLVTLEEHETLETVDEDGQMRLLGTHENQSYIARPVTDQQQSSLGLRSRHGSLANQSGIHKDPIVGLFDSLHEKMPEAGGNTKSGIFGSMFSTNADVPHMKPAHWEKDVESQFNKDHDDYATDDNAPDDDSDNDLRSPLMSRQATSTDKDVIPHPTGGSTLSMRRHSTLNGENSMGIGGGWHMGYRYDNGEYKRYYLKEDGAESRRGSIVSLPGGHDGGSYVHASALVSRSVLGPKSVHGSDVAPPTGPLWSALLEPGVKRALVVGVGIQILQQFSGINGVLYYTPQILERAGVDILLSSFGLSSISASFLISGLTTLLMLPAIVVAMRLMDVSGRRALLLWTIPVLIVSLVALFISELVQISKVVNAALSTVCVVLYICFFVMGYGPIPNILCSEIFPTRVRGLCIAICAMVFWICDIIVTYSLPVLLSSIGLVGVFSIYAAVCVISWVFVYLKVPETKGMPLEVITDYFAFGAQASAPSKDDT